DNA from Xanthomonas hyacinthi:
GTACCGGTCGGCTGCAGGCGCAAGGTGCCGGCGCCGTTGTCGATCAGCTCCAGGTCGGCGCGCACGCCTTGCGAGCGCACGTCGGTCTTGACCCAGCGCACGCCCATATTGCCCGACACCGGCAGCCCGAACAGTTCGCTGCGGAAGTCGGCCATCAGGAACAGCGCCTTGGTCTTCTCCACCACATCGACGTTGTTCGGATCCATGTAGTTCGGGTCCACGCCGGTGGCGCTGCTGCCGCGGAACGCTTCGTATAGGCAGCTCGGATCGAAATAGGCCCAGCTGGAGATGGTGTTGCCGCTGGCGTCGTCGAGGAAGTCGTCCTGCGGGAACGCCGCGCGGCAGGCCTGGTTGGCGGCGACGATCTGCGCGCGCCCGGCGCCGCTGGAGGCGATGTCGGTGGTGATGGTGTTGTCGAAGTAGCTGTAGTCGGCCTGGCTGGCGCGCAGGCCGAAGCTGAGCTTGGTCAGCAGGCCGTCCTCGGGCAGGTAGCTGACGTCGAAGCGGCCGGCACGGATGCGGTGATCGTTCTTTTCCTCTTCGGAGGTGATCCGCGCCGCGCCGGTGTAGGCGTCCCAGTCGTTGACGTCGAACGCCGGATCGAGCGCGATGCTCGGCACGTCGCCGCGGTTGTCCCAGTCGTAGTTGACGTAGCCGGTGGCGCCGCTGCTGATCCCCGGCACCACTGCGTTGTTGACGTCGCGGGCGTTGGCGCGCAGCCGGGTCATGCGCTGGGTGTCCTCGCGCACGGTGTGCGAGTAGGACAGGTCGGTGGCGATCTCCCAGGCCACGCTCGGGCGCAGCACGATGTTGAGGCCGCCGCCGGTGTATTCCTCGTTGCGGTCGTACAGGGTCGAGGTGGAGTCGATCGAAGTGTTGCCGGAATAGCTGCGCAGCACGCCGTTGTCGTCGACCTGCCGATCGACGATGCCGCGGCGGGTGTTGGACAGGCTCAGGTCGGAACGTTTTTCGTGCCAGTTGCGGTCGGTGTGTTCGTAATCGACATTGACCTCGAGCACGTCGTTGGGCTTCCACTGCACCGCGGCGAACTCGGACTGGCGGTCGTTGCGCTCCTGCTTGAGCCGGTAGATGCGGCTGCTCGGCACCAGGTAGTACGGCGCGCCGTTGGCGATGGCGTTGGCGCCGACCTCGGCGCAGTTGGCGTTGCGCACGTTCTGGGTGCCGTCGCAGGCGTACCAGGTCGAGCCGCTGGTCATGCTCTCTTCCGGATCGGTGCCGTCCAGCGCCTGCAGGCCGATCGATACGCCGAGCTTGCCGCCGTTGGCGAATTCGAACTGGTCGATGTAGCTGGCGGTGCCGCGCCAGCCGATGCCGTCCTTGTCGCGATATTTGTTGTCGTACTCGGCCCAGCTGCCGCGCGCGTCGAGCTGGAGCGCGCGCTTGCCGTAGTCCAGCGGCTTCAGCGTCTCCAGGCCGATGGTGCCGGCGACGCCGCCTTCGATCAGGTCCGCGCGCTGGGTCTTGTAGATGGCCACGGTGTTGATCAGTTCGGCCGGGAACATGTTGAAGTTCACCGAGCGGTCGCCGCTGCCGTTGGTGATCTCGCGGCCGTTGAACTGGGTGCTGCTGAGGAACGCGCCCAGGCCGCGGATGGAGATCTCCGAGGCGCCGGTCTTGTCGCGGGTGGAGGCGGCGCCGGTCAGCGTCTCGATCGCATCGGCCAGCGACGGCGCCGGCAGGTCGCCGATGTCCTCGGCCGAGAGCACGTCGGAGATCACTGTGTCGTCGCGCTTCTTGTTGATCGAGGACTGGATCGAGCCACGGATGCCGGTGACCTGCACCTGGTCCAGCGTCGTCGCCCCGCTGGTCGGTGCCGGCGCCGTGGCGGTCTCGGCCGCAGCGGTCGGCGCGTCCTGCGCCCAGGCCACGCCGCTGGTCAACGAGGCCGCGATGGCGCAGGCCAGGGCGCTGCGCAATGTGCGCGCGCCGGCGCGTCTGGCGGACGGGGCCGCATAGGGGTGCCGCATGGTCTCTCCTCCCGAGTGAACGCCGTAAGGGCTACGACTTGGGAGCGGAGCCTTTACTCGTCCATGACCAATGTCAATAAATTGGTAGAAATATCCGTCCAGGCCAATTGGTACGTACGATTGATCTAATTTTATGTGCGCTTGCAGCACGGATTCCGCGCCAAATTACCTTTCCAGATAAATGATTTTTGGTATGCAAATCTGGTTGACGAGTGTTCGACCTCTGCTACCATCCGGCCCACGGCGGCGCCGCCACGGCACGCATCGAGAGGAGGCAGACCATGGCATCGAACGCCGCGTGCAACCGCTTCGCCCTGCTGTTCCTCGCGCTCGCCGCCGGCCAGGCCGATGCCGCCGACATCCTCGTCGCCACCCCGGCCGAGTACCGCGCCGCCACCGGCGCCCTGCAACCTGGCGACCACGTGATCCTGGCCAACGGCGAGTGGCGCGACTTCCAGATCGTGTTCGCCGGCACCGGCACCGCCGCGCAGCCGATCCGGCTGAGCGCGCAGACCCCCGGCCAGGTATTCATCACCGGCCAGTCCAATCTGCGCATGGCCGGCGCCTACCTGGTGGTCAGCGACCTGGTGTTCCGCGACGGCTACAGCCCGACCGAGGCGGTGCTGTCCTATCGCGTTTCCAGCAAGGAGCGTGCGCGCCACAGCCGCATCACCCGGGTCGTGGTCGACCGCTTCAACCAGCCCGAGCGCAGCCGCTCGGACAACTGGGTGGCCATGTACGACAGCCACAACCGTTTCGACCACAACCAGCTGGTCGGCAAGAACAACGCCGGCCCGACCATGGTGGTGGTCCGCGATGCGGTGCAGGGCCTGGACAACCGCCACCGCATCGACCACAACTGGTTCGGCCCGCGCCCGAACCTGGGCGCCAACGGCGGCGAGACCCTGCGCATCGGCACCAGCAACGACGCCAGCTCCGATTCCAACTCGCTGGTCGAGAACAACTGGTTCGAAGGCTGCGACGGCGAGGTGGAGGTGGTCTCCAACAAGTCCGGCGGCAACACCTACCGCGGCAACGTGTTCAAACGCTCGCGCGGCGCCTTGGTGCTGCGCCACGGCGACGGCAACCTGGTCGAGGACAACGTGTTCTTCGGCGACGGCAAGGACGGCACCGGCGGCATCCGCGTCATCAACCGCAGGCAGACGGTGCGCAACAACTACCTGGAAGGGCTGGCCGGCGACGGCTATTCCTCGGCGCTGAGCATCATGTACGGCGTGCCCGATTCGCCGGCCAATCGCTACGTGCAGGTGCAGCAGGCGTTGATCGAGCACAACAGCTTCGTCGCCAGCAAGCAGCTGTTCTTCGGCGCCGGCAAGGACGACGAGCGCACTGCCGCGCCGATCGACAGCGATTTCGCCGAGAACCTGATCGTCGCCGAACGCGACCCGGTGCGCGTGCTCGGCGACCTGTCCGGCATCGCCTTCGCCGGCAACCTGCAGAGTCCGGCCGCCTCGCCGCGGCTGCCCGGCGGCGGCGCCGGCCGCACGCTGACGATGACGCGCGCGACGAGCGGCCTGCTGGTCGCCGCGGATGCCGGCGGCATCGGCGCCGATCCGGCGCTGAGCTACATTCCGCGCGAGGACGTCGGCGTGGCCTGGTACGCCAAGGAGACGCTGCCGCAGATCGACGGCGGCGCCGCGCCGGACGCCGTGGGCGATGCGGTGATCCGCACCGCGCCCGGTTCCAATGCCGCCAACTACGCGTTGATCGTCGAGCACAGCCGCATCCACGGCCTCGCCGGCAACCGCGGCTTCGACGCGATCGCGCCGGGCAAGGGCACCCTGGCCGAGCGCATCGCCACCCGCAACCAATTCCGCGGCACCCCGGCCTTGCCGGCCACTGCCGGCGCGGAGCCATTGCGATGACCCGATCCACTCGCCTGCTGCTGGTGCTGGCCGTCGCCGCCAGCGCGCCCGCCGCCTGGGCCGCGCCTGCCGCCAAGCCCGCCGCCGCGCCGGCCAGCGTCAGCGCTGCCAGCGACGCCGCGCCGGTGCTGATCAGCGCGGCAGAATGGCGGCAGATGGCCAGCGATGGCGCGCGCTACCCGCTGTTCGCGCGCGAACAGGCACGCGCCGAAGCCAGCCTGCGCAAGGCCATGCAGGCGGGCATCGACGTGCCGCTGCCGAAGGACCCCGGCGGCGGCGCCAGCCACGAGCAGCACAAGCGCAACTACCAGGCGATCCAGGCCGCCGGCGCGCTGTACCGGCTCAGCGGCGAGCGCGCCTACGCCGACTACGCACGCGACCTGCTGCTGGCCTACGCCAGGCTGTATCCGACCCTGGGCGCGCATCCGGCCGGGCGCGGCCAGGTGCCGGGCCGGCTGTTCTGGCAATCGCTCAACGACTCGGTGTGGCTGGTCTACGCCGCGCAGGGCTACGACGCGATCCGCGACAGCCTCAGTCCCGCCGAACGCAGCACCATCGACGCGCAGGTGTTCCGGCGCATGGCGCGCTTCCTGTGCGACGAAAGCGCCGACAACTTCGACAAGATCCACAACCACGCCACCTGGGCGGTGGCCGCGGTCGGCATGACCGGCTACGTGCTGCGCGATCGGACGCTGGTGGACAAGGCGCTGCGTGGCAGCAGGCAGGACGGCAGCGCCGGCTTCCTCACCCAGATCGACCAGTTGTTCTCGCCCGACGGCTACTACGCCGAAGGCCCCTACTACCAGCGCTACGCGCTGGCGCCGTTCGTGCTGTTCGCCAATGCGATCGAACGCAACCAGCCGCAGCAGCAGATCTTCCAGCGCCGCGACGGGGTGCTGCTGAAGGCGGTCGATACATTGGTGCAGAGCAGCTACGCCGGCTACTTCTTCCCGCTCAACGACGCGATCCTGGACAAGGGCCTGGACACCGAGGAACTGGTCGCCGGGCTCGGCATCGCCTATGCGCAGAGCCACGACGCGCGGCTGCTGTCGATCGCGCAACGCCAGCAGCGCGTGCTGCTCACCCCCGAGGGCCTGGGCGTGGCCGCGGCGCTGGCGCAGGACCAGGCCAAGCCGTTCGCGTTCCGCTCCACGCTGCTGCGCGACGGCGCCAACGGCACGCACGGCGCGCTGGCGATCCTGCGCGCCGGCGGCGAGGACGGCCAGACCCTGGTGATGAAGAACACCTCGCAGGGCATGGGCCACGGCCACTTCGACAAGTTGAACTGGCTGTTCTACGACAATGGCCAGCGCGTGGTCAGCGACTACGGCGCGGCGCGCTTCCTCAACGTGGAAGCCAAGTCCGGCGGCATCTACCTGCCGGAGAACAGCAGCTGGGCCAAGACCACGGTGGCGCACAACACGCTGGTGGTGAACGAGCGCAGCCACTTCGACGGCGACTGGCGCGTGGGCGAGGACCATGCGCCGACGCCGCTGCTGTTCGCCCACGACGACGACACCCAGATCGTGTCCGCGCGCATGGACCATGCCTACGAGGGCGTCAGCTTCACCCGCACCCAGGCGCTGCTGACCCATCCGGAGCTGGGCCTGCCGATCGTGATCGACCTGCTGCGCGTGCACGGCGCCAAGCCGGCGCGCTACGACCTGCCGCTGCATTTCAACGGCCACATCATGCAGGTCGGCTTCGACGCCAAGCGTGCGCTGGCCGAGCGCCCGGTGCTGGGCAAGGCCAACGGCTACCAGCACCTGTGGGTGGACGCGAGCAGCGAACCGTCGCCGGCCCCGCGCAGCCTGAGCTGGCTGCTGGACGGGCGCTTCTACAGCTATCGCTTCGGCAGCAGCGCGCCGTCGCGCGCGATCCTGGCCGAGAGCGGCGCCAACGATCCGGACTTCAACCTGCGCCGCGAACCGATGCTGCTGCAGCGCGTGGACGGCCAGGCCGATGTCAGCTTCTTCGGCGTGCTGGAGCCGCACGGCGAATACAACGGCAGCGCCGAATACGTGCACGGCGCCGACAGCCGCATCCGCGACATCGCCCGCGTGCGCGGCGACGATGCCGAGGTGATCGTGCTGACCCTGGCCTCGGGCAAGACCCTGGCGCTGGCGGTGGCCGACGATGCCGCCACCGAGCGCGAGCACAGCGTGCAGGCGCAGGGCCAGCGCTATGCCTGGCGCGGCGGCTATGCGCGCTTGGACCGCGCCGCGGGCGGCAAATGAGCACGCCCGCCTCCGCCGCCGCCAGGCCGGGCAAGCCAACCAAGCGCAGCGCGGTGCGCTGGATGATCGTCGGCCTGATCGCGGTGGCCACGGTGATCAACTACATCGACCGCAACGCACTGGCGGTGATGTGGCCGGCGATCTCGCAGGACATCGGCGCGACCAAGGAAGACTATGCGCTGCTGGTGACGATCTTCATGCTGTTCTACGCGGCCGGCCAGTTCGTGTTCGGGCGCCTGTTCGACATCATCGGCACGCGCATGGGCTTCGCGCTGTCGATCGCGGTGTGGTCGGTCTCGATCGCGCTGCATGCGCTGACCCATTCGATCGTCTCCTTCAGCGTCGTGCGGGCGATGCTCGGCATCAGCGAGGCCGGCGCCTGGCCGGGCGCGGTGAAGGCCAACGCCGAGTGGTTCCCTGCGCGCGAGCGCGCGCTGGCGCAAGGCATCTTCAACGCCGGCGCCTCGATCGGCGCGATCGTGTCGGCGCCGCTGATCGCGCTGCTGTTCCTGTGGCTGGGCTGGAAAGGCAGCTTCGTGCTGGTCGGCGCGCTCGGCTTCGCGTGGCTGCTGCCGTGGCTGGTGATCTACCGCGCCGGCCCCGACAAGCACCCGTGGGTGGATGCCGCCGAACGCGCGCTGATCCTGGACGCGCCGGCCGACGCCGGCGCATCGGCCAAGCCCGCCTACCTGCCGAGCCTGCGCCAGATCATGTCGTACCGGCAGAGCTGGGGCATCGTGCTGGCGCGCTTCTTCATCGACCCGATCTGGTGGCTGTTCGTGTCGTGGCTGCCGATCTACCTGGCCGAGACCTTCCATTTCGACATCAAGCAGATCGGCGCGTTCGCCTGGGTGCCGTTCGTCGGCGCGATGCTCGGCAGCCTGTCCGGCGGCTGGCTGTCCGGGCGCTTGATCGCGGCCGGCTGCAGCGTGGACCGCGCGCGCAAATGGACCATCACCCTGGGCGGGGCGATCATGGCACCTGCGCTGCTCGGCGCGGTGCTGGCCGCCGATCCGACCATCGCGGTGCTGACCATCGCCGCGGTGCTGTTCGGTTTCCAGATCGCGATCGGCAACATCCAGACTCTGCCCGGCGACCTGTTCGACGGCAAGTCGGTCGGCTCGCTGGCCGGCATCGGCGGCATGGCCGCGGTCGCCGGCACCCTGATCACCACCTGGCTGGTGCCGGTGATGACCGCCCACTCCTACGCACCGATGTTCATCCTGGTCGCCGCGCTGGTGCCGGCCTCGTTGGCCGCGCTGTGGCTGGTGACCGGCCGCATCGAAAAACTCGACGATCCCGCCACGCGCGGCTGATCGCCTTCCCATCCCCCACACCGCAAGGACTCATCGCATCATGCAATTCAACGACAAGGTGGCCATCGTCACCGGCGGCGGCCGCGACATCGGCCGCGAGGTTTCGCTGAAGCTGGCCGCGGCCGGCGCCAAGGTGTGCATCAACTACGCCAACGACGCGGCCAGCGCCGAAGAAACCCTGCGCCAGATCCAGGCCGCCGGCGGCCAGGCCATCGCGCACTGCGCCGATGCCGCCAACGCGCAGGCCGTGGCCGGGTTGGTCGCGGCGACGCAGCAGGCGTTCGGCGCGCGCATCGACATCCTGGTCAACGTCGCCGGCGGCATGCTCGCGCGCAAGCCGCTGGCCGACATCGACGAAGCCTTCTTCCACCAGGTCATGGACCTCAACCTGAAGTCGGTGTACCTGACCACGCAGGCGGTGGCCCCGCACATGCAGGCGGGCGCGGCGATCGTCAATTTCGCCTCGCTGGCCGGCCGCGACGGCGGCGGTCCCGGCGCGGCGATCTACGCCACCGCCAAGGCCGCGGTGATGACCTTCTCGCGGGCCATGGCCAAGGAACTGGGCGCGCGCGGCATCCGCGTCAACGCACTGTGCTGCGGCATGATCGCGACCCGCTTCCACGACGACTTCACCAAGCCGGAAGTGCGCGCCTTCGTCGCCAACGCCACCCCGCTGCGCCGCGAAGGCCGCGCCGAGGAAGCCGCCGATGCGGCGCTGTACCTGGCCTCGGATGCGGCCAGCTTCATCAACGGCGCCAACCTCGACGTCAACGGCGGCGTGTATTTTTCCTGATCACTGCGTAGGAGCCACGCTTAATGTTCTTGCGATCCCCGCGCTTGCGGCAGTTGTTGTGGAAAGTCGCGGCGGCCGCCGCGCTCGGATTGTGCCTGGCCGCACCGGCGGCGGCGCAGCAGACCGCGCATTGGCTGCCGGCCTGGATCGCCTCGCCCACGCCGGACCGGCTCGACGGTCCGGCCGGCAGCTCGCTGCAGTTCGAGCGGCAGAGCGTGCGCCAGGACATGCGCCTGGGCACGGCCGCGCAGGCCTTGCGCTTCCGCATCAGCAACGAACTGGGCACCGCGCCGCTGAAGATCGGCGCAGCGTCGGTGCGCCTGGCCGGTGCAACCCCGCCGGCGCAGCCGGTGCTGTTCGACGGCCGCGGCGAGATCGTGCTGCCGCCCGGCGGCGTCCTGCTCAGCGACCCGGTGGCGCTGCGCGCGCCGGCATTGGCCGAGGTCGCGCTGACCCTGTACTTCCCCGATGCCACGCGGCCGGCGGTGCGCCGCACCGCGCTGCGCGTGGCCGAGGGCAATGTCGAGGTGAGCGAGGCCACCGCGCTGAGCTACCGGCAGAACGTGGTGTCGGCGGTGTATGCGCAGACCACCGCATCGCCAAGGGTGGTGGTGGCGCTGGGCGATTCGATCACCGAAGGCGCCACCGCCGGCCGCGGCAGCAATGGCGACTGGCCGGCGCTGCTGGGCAAGCGCCTGGAGCAGGCCTGCCCGGGCCAGGTGGTGGTGCTCAACGCCGGCATCAGCGGCAACAAGCTGCTCGACGCCGGCCGCAGCCCCAGCGCGCTGGCGCGCCTGGACCGCGATGTGCTGGCGCTGCCCGGCGTCACCCACGTGGTGCTGTTCGAAGGCATCAACGACATCCGCCACAGCGGGCCGCCGGCGTTCGCGCCCGGGCGCACGGCCGCGGACATGCAGCTGGGCTACCGGCAGGTGGTCGAACGCCTGCGCCAGCACGGCATTGCCGGCATCGGCGCCACGCTGACCCCGTTCGGCGCATCGGAACGCTACGAACCGGTGTCGGCCGCGACCCGCCAGGCCTTGAACGGCTTCATTCGCGATGGCAGGACGTTCGCCGCGGCGATCGACTTCGACGCGATCCTGCGCATGCCCGACAACCCCGAATCGCTACCGCCCGCCATCACCCGCGACCACCTGCATCCCGACGGCGCAGGCTATGCGCGCATGGCCAACGCCATCGACCTGTCGCTGTTCGGCTGCAAACCGCGCTGACGGCGCGAAGCCGGCGGCGCCGCTGCCGCGACCGGCGCAAGTTCGCCAGCGCTTTTTCCATCCGCGATCCGCGGCGCTGTGACTCCGGGTGGCCTCGGGCCATCAGTCGCGACGGGCATTACCGCTAACGCCCGTCGCGACCGATGGACGCAGGGAACCGGTAGCTGAGGTTGCGCCGTCGCCGCAGGGCACGGCGACCGGATCCGGCGCTGCATTACCATGCGGTTTCCCGCCCGCGAACCCACCCCATGCCCGACAGCCTCCACGACCTGCAAGCCGCCCAGCGCGCGTTCGCCGACGCACGCGATTGGGGCCAGTTCCATACCCCGCGCAACCTGGCCGCGGCGCTGTCGGTCGAGGCGTCGGAACTGCTCGAGCATTTTCAATGGCTCACCGACGAACAGAGCCGGCAGCTGTCGGACGACAAGAAGGCCCAGGTCGGCAGCGAAGTGGCCGACGTGCTGCTGTACCTGCTGCAGCTGTGCGACAAGCTGGGCATCGACCCGATCGAGGCCGCGCGGCAGAAGATGCAGGTGAACGCGAACAAGTACCCGGTCGAGCGCGCCAGGGGGCGCATCACCAAATACACCGAGCTTTGAACGCCCGCCCGCGCCGATCCATGGCGATGCGCGGCCGCCGGCCATCGCTGCGGCCGCCGGCCTGCGCGATCCGCGGACTCAACCCTTAGCCCTTAGGCTTTCCTGGACGCGCGCTTGGCGCCGGCCGCCTTCCTGGCCGCGGCCTTGCGCACGGCCGGCGCCTTGGTCTGCGCAGCCTTCTTCGCCGCGGCCGAACGGCTGGACGCAGTGCGCTTGCTGGCCGCTCGCTTGGCCTGCGCCGACAACGCCTGCTTGCCGACCGTCTGCGTGGCGCTCTTGCCCTTGCTCGCCGTCGTGAGCGCCTTCCTGGCGCCGCGCGAACGCGTCGGCGCCGGCCTGGCCTTGCCGGCACCCCTGCGTTCTTCCTTGGCGACCTTCTGCTTGGTCGCCTTGGACGCGGTCTTCGCCGCGCCGGTCTTGACCCCGGCGCGGCGCGCCCTGGACAGGCCGATCGCGATCGCCTGCCTGGTCGATTTCACCTCGGTCTTGCCCGCGCGCACCCGCTCGATCTCCTCGCGGACGAATTCGCCGGCCTGGGTGCTGCCCGCCTTGCCCGCGCGCTTGTCGCGCCTGGCATGGGCAGCGGTGGCTTGCGTTGGCATGAGGTTGCCCTGCAACCGGCCACAACGGCCATCGCGGCAGGTGTAGCAAGCGGAAAGTAAAGCACCGGCATACGCCGTGCGAAGCCGACGTCCAGTGCGCGCCGCGGCGCTCTTCGGCGATGAACGCCTCGACCGACGGCCCGCGCGCGTGCGGCTCCAGCAATCGCGCCTGCGCATCCAGGCGGCGGATCGCATCGCGTGTTTCCTCGCGGCCCAACTTGGCCTGCGCCACCGCAGTCTTCAGGAAGTCGTGACTCCTTCCCACACCGCATGCAGTCGGGGCTGAAGCCCCTCCCACAAAAACCCGGACCGCCGCGGCTGCGGCTACACGCGCCTAAGGCGACGACGCGGTCAGGGTGCGTGCAAGGACAACACACGCTGCGATGGACCGGTGGAGCAGAACCAGCCTCCCGCACCGCAGCAAGCGCGCCTGCCCCGATCCGGTAAGGTTCCCGTTGGATCACTGGGGGAATGCAGATGTCGCTACACACCACGCGGCGCGGGCTGTTGCTCGGCGCCGGTTCGCTCGCATTGCTGTCGCAGGTGCCGATGGGCTTCGCGCTGCCGCGCGGTGCGGCGAAGACGCCGGCCTTTATCGATGCGCTGATCGCGCGCATGACGGTGGAAGAGAAGGCCGGGCAGCTGACCCTGTCCGGCTCGGCGCAGCAGACCGATGCCGCCGCCGCGGCCAATCCGGTCAACGTACGCCCCACCGCCGAGGGCCAGCTGGCCGCGGCGCGCGCCGGGCGCCTGACCGGCATCTTCAACGGCTCCAACGTGCGCTGGCACCAGCAGTTGCAGCAGGCCGCGCTGCAGAGCCGGCTGCAGATCCCGCTGCTGTTCGCCGCCGACGTGATCCACGGCTTCACCACCGTGTTCCCGGTGCCGCTGGCCGAGGCCGCCAGCTTCGAACCGGAGCTGGCGCAGCGCACCGCGCGTGCGGCGGCGCTGGAAGCCAGCGCGGTCGGCATCGACTGGACCTTCGCGCCGATGGTCGATATCGCCCGCGATGCGCGCTGGGGCCGCGGCGTGGAAGGCAGCGGCGAGGACGTGCTGCTCGGCCGCCGCTTCGCGCAGGCGCGGGTGCGCGGCTTCCAGGGCGACGGCATCGGCCACGCCGATGCGCTGGCCGCCTGCCCCAAGCATTTCGCCGCCTACGGCGCGGCCGAGGCCGGCCTGGACTACAACACGGTCGATATCTCCGAACGCACCCTGCGCGAGGTGTACTTCCCGCCGTTCCAGGCCGCGTTCGATGCCGGCGCGGTGACCACGATGGCCGCGTTCAACGAGATCGCCGGCATTCCCGCCACCGCCAACACCTGGCTGCTGCGCGAGGTGCTGCGCGGCGAATGGGACTACCGCGGGCTGGTGGTGTCCGACTACACCGGCGACCAGGAACTGATCGCGCACGGCTTCGCCCGCGATGCGCGCGACGCGGCGCGGCTGGCGTTCCTGGCCGGGGTGGACATCAGCATGCAGAGCGGGCTGTACCTGCAGCACCTGCCGGGCCTGGTCGACGATGGCGCGGTGACGATGGCGCAGCTCGACGCCGCGGTGCGCCGCGTGCTGCAGTTCAAGGCCGCGCTGGGCCTGTTCGACGACCCGTTCCTGCGCATCGTGCCCGAGCGCGCGCAGGCGCGGCAGCGGCGCCCGGAGACGCTGGCGCTGGCGCGCGAGGCGGCGCGCAAGTCGGTGGTGCTGCTGAAGAACGACGGCGCGCTGCTGCCGCTCAAGCGCCGCGGCCAGCGCATCGCGCTGATCGGGCCGATGGCCGCCAACTGGGTGGACAGCGCCGGGCCGTGGACGCTGTTCGGCGGCGACGACAGCGGCAACGACCTGGCCACCGCGCTGCGCGCGCAACTGGCCGACCGCACCGCGCTGCAGGTGGTGGAAGGCTGCGCGTTCGAACACAGCCTACCCGGCGGCGTGCAGGCCGCGGTCGCCGCGGCGGCCAGCGCCGATGTGGCGGTGCTGGCGATCGGCGAGCCGCTGCGCTATTCCGGCGAAGCGCAGTCGCGCACCGAGATCGTCATTCCATCGGCGCAGCAATCGTTGCTGGCCGCGGTGGCGGCGACCGGCACGCCGGTGGTGGTGGTGCTCAGCAACGGCCGCGCGCTGGTGCTCGACGGCGCCGTGCTGGAGGCGCCGGCGATCCTGGTGAGCTGGTTCCTGGGTTCGGCCTCCGGCGCGGCGCTGGCCGACATCCTGTTCGGCACGCACGGCCCGTCCGGGCGCCTGCCGGTGAGTTTCCCGCACGACGCCGGGCAAGTGCCGTACAGCTACGCGCACAAGCCCAGCGGCCGTCCCGACCCGCGCCCGGACGCGCTGCAGCCGTTCAAGACCCACTACCGTACCGCGCCCAACGCCGCACTGTTCCCGTTCGGCCACGGCCTGACCTACGGCCGCATCGAATACGGCGAACTGGCGCTGAGCGATGCACGGCTCGCCGCCGGCGGCACGCTGCGGATCAGCGCGCGCATCCACAATCGCGGCGCGCGCGATGCGGAGGAAGTGGTGCAGCTGTACGTGCGCGACCGCAGCGCCAGCGTCACCCGCCCGGTGCGCGAGCTGAAGGATTTCCGCAAGGTCGCGGTGGCGGCCGGCGCCAGCGTCGGCGTGGAGTTCGTGCTGCGCCGCGAGGATCTATTGTTCGTCGGCCAGGCGCTGCAGCCGACGGTGGAGCCGGGCGTGTTCGATGTATGGGTGGCGCCGTCGGCCGAGGCCGCCGGCATATCGGCCAGCTTCGCATTGGTGGGCTGAGCCGACCACGACGCGTCGGCCGCCGCCGGTTGCGCATGTCGGCAGCCATTGCATGGCGATGCGATGCGCTTGAGTGAGCCGTCCGCGGCAGACGAATCATTGTGCGGCGGGCGCACGGCGCCGCGCCAGGAACTGGTGGATCTGCGCGACCACCGCGGCGCCTTCGCCGACCGCCGCAGCCACGCGTTTGACCGAGCCGGCGCGCACGTCGCCGATCGCGAACACACCCGGCCAGTCGGTCTCCAGCGGCAACGCCGGCACCCGGCCCGGTGCCGCCTCGACGCCGGTGACGACGAAGCCGGCGCCATCCAGCCGC
Protein-coding regions in this window:
- a CDS encoding polysaccharide lyase 6 family protein, which translates into the protein MASNAACNRFALLFLALAAGQADAADILVATPAEYRAATGALQPGDHVILANGEWRDFQIVFAGTGTAAQPIRLSAQTPGQVFITGQSNLRMAGAYLVVSDLVFRDGYSPTEAVLSYRVSSKERARHSRITRVVVDRFNQPERSRSDNWVAMYDSHNRFDHNQLVGKNNAGPTMVVVRDAVQGLDNRHRIDHNWFGPRPNLGANGGETLRIGTSNDASSDSNSLVENNWFEGCDGEVEVVSNKSGGNTYRGNVFKRSRGALVLRHGDGNLVEDNVFFGDGKDGTGGIRVINRRQTVRNNYLEGLAGDGYSSALSIMYGVPDSPANRYVQVQQALIEHNSFVASKQLFFGAGKDDERTAAPIDSDFAENLIVAERDPVRVLGDLSGIAFAGNLQSPAASPRLPGGGAGRTLTMTRATSGLLVAADAGGIGADPALSYIPREDVGVAWYAKETLPQIDGGAAPDAVGDAVIRTAPGSNAANYALIVEHSRIHGLAGNRGFDAIAPGKGTLAERIATRNQFRGTPALPATAGAEPLR
- a CDS encoding TonB-dependent receptor yields the protein MRHPYAAPSARRAGARTLRSALACAIAASLTSGVAWAQDAPTAAAETATAPAPTSGATTLDQVQVTGIRGSIQSSINKKRDDTVISDVLSAEDIGDLPAPSLADAIETLTGAASTRDKTGASEISIRGLGAFLSSTQFNGREITNGSGDRSVNFNMFPAELINTVAIYKTQRADLIEGGVAGTIGLETLKPLDYGKRALQLDARGSWAEYDNKYRDKDGIGWRGTASYIDQFEFANGGKLGVSIGLQALDGTDPEESMTSGSTWYACDGTQNVRNANCAEVGANAIANGAPYYLVPSSRIYRLKQERNDRQSEFAAVQWKPNDVLEVNVDYEHTDRNWHEKRSDLSLSNTRRGIVDRQVDDNGVLRSYSGNTSIDSTSTLYDRNEEYTGGGLNIVLRPSVAWEIATDLSYSHTVREDTQRMTRLRANARDVNNAVVPGISSGATGYVNYDWDNRGDVPSIALDPAFDVNDWDAYTGAARITSEEEKNDHRIRAGRFDVSYLPEDGLLTKLSFGLRASQADYSYFDNTITTDIASSGAGRAQIVAANQACRAAFPQDDFLDDASGNTISSWAYFDPSCLYEAFRGSSATGVDPNYMDPNNVDVVEKTKALFLMADFRSELFGLPVSGNMGVRWVKTDVRSQGVRADLELIDNGAGTLRLQPTGTYQTLVDKAGNDKLLPSANASFELRDNLLLRLAGYRAMSRPDIAALGSGRNVNLTGTENFTSLEEALAGITATGNPEAKPLMSWNGDVSLEWYPNEDSMLAGAVYWKQFNGGTETGLFDETFVVDGQSVTVAVPRQVTTDKKSTLTGFELSAAHRFSYLPKPLDGLGFKLSYNYADTDYETQDPRLGEQVDAVTGTVIPAIVSPAGLSGFSRHVLSGSLYWELGRFDMQAIGKYRSKYYQDFTGNTAQQNRYYDDNTSVDFRARYRVTKQLSLSLELMNLTNEPRVASQPVYGNFREYVSYGRRAYFGVRYKF
- a CDS encoding oligoalginate lyase, translated to MTRSTRLLLVLAVAASAPAAWAAPAAKPAAAPASVSAASDAAPVLISAAEWRQMASDGARYPLFAREQARAEASLRKAMQAGIDVPLPKDPGGGASHEQHKRNYQAIQAAGALYRLSGERAYADYARDLLLAYARLYPTLGAHPAGRGQVPGRLFWQSLNDSVWLVYAAQGYDAIRDSLSPAERSTIDAQVFRRMARFLCDESADNFDKIHNHATWAVAAVGMTGYVLRDRTLVDKALRGSRQDGSAGFLTQIDQLFSPDGYYAEGPYYQRYALAPFVLFANAIERNQPQQQIFQRRDGVLLKAVDTLVQSSYAGYFFPLNDAILDKGLDTEELVAGLGIAYAQSHDARLLSIAQRQQRVLLTPEGLGVAAALAQDQAKPFAFRSTLLRDGANGTHGALAILRAGGEDGQTLVMKNTSQGMGHGHFDKLNWLFYDNGQRVVSDYGAARFLNVEAKSGGIYLPENSSWAKTTVAHNTLVVNERSHFDGDWRVGEDHAPTPLLFAHDDDTQIVSARMDHAYEGVSFTRTQALLTHPELGLPIVIDLLRVHGAKPARYDLPLHFNGHIMQVGFDAKRALAERPVLGKANGYQHLWVDASSEPSPAPRSLSWLLDGRFYSYRFGSSAPSRAILAESGANDPDFNLRREPMLLQRVDGQADVSFFGVLEPHGEYNGSAEYVHGADSRIRDIARVRGDDAEVIVLTLASGKTLALAVADDAATEREHSVQAQGQRYAWRGGYARLDRAAGGK